Genomic window (Candidatus Effluviviaceae Genus I sp.):
CGGATGGCCGCCGTCTGCGGGAGGGCTGGTGCTCAGATCCTGGATCAGGCTCTTCGTGATCGTCCTCGCCGCGCTCGTAGCCGGCGCGGTGGGCGCCGTGCTGTGGCTACAGCGCGGTCTGCCCTCGCCGTCTCTCCTCGAGTCGGTGCAGCCCCTCGTCGGAGCCACGGTCTACGCGAGGGACGGCAGGATCCTCCACGCGTTCGCCCGGGAGAACCGGGTCATCGTAGCGCTCGACGATGTTCCCGCTGCCCTCGTGGACGCCGTCGTGGCGACGGAGGACAAGGACTTCCGAAGCCACTGGGGCGTCGACGCCAGCGCGATCATGCGCGCAGCCATGCGGAACGTCCGGGCGGGCCGGGTGGTCGAGGGGGCCAGCACGATCACGCAGCAGCTGGCGAGGAGCCTCTTCCTGACCCCGGAGATCAGCCTGACGCGGAAGCTGCGCGAGGCGCTGCTCGCCCTCCGGATCGAGCAGACGTACTCGAAGGACAGGATCCTCGAGCTGTACCTCAACCAGATCTACTTCGGACACGGCGCCTACGGAGTGCAGGCGGCGTCCTGGCAGTTCTTCGGCAAGCACGTGTCGGAGCTCGATCTTGCCGAGTGCGCGCTGCTCGCGGGTCTGCCGAAGAACCCGAGCGGCTACTCGCCGCGGCAGCACCCGAACCGCGCCCTGGCGCGTCGGCGGCTCGTCCTATCGCTGATGGCCGGCCAGGGGACGATCACGCGCGAGGAAGCGGCGCGCGCCGACACGGCCGCCCTCCACATCCTGCCGCGGAGCGACGGCGCCGGGCTCGGCGCGTACTTCGTTGAGCACATACGCAGAGAGCTCGTCGGTCGCTACGGACCGGACGCGCTCTACGCCGGCGGCCTGCGGATCTACACGACCCTGGACCTCGACCTTCAGGCGGCGGCTGAGAGAGCGCTCGAGAACCGTCTGGCGAGGCTGGAGCGCGAGGCGGGGTACAGGATCAGGCGCGGAGACGCGACCGCCCAGGCCGGAGGCAGCGAGTTCACACCGTATGTGCAGGGAGCCCTCCTCGCCGTCGACGCCGCCTCGGGCGGCATCATCGCCATGGTCGGCGGGCGGGACTTCAGGGACAGCGAGTTCAACCGGGCGACCCAGGCGCCGCGGCAGCCAGGCTCGGGATTCAAGCCGTTCGTCTACACGGCGGCGATCGACGGTGGGTACACGCCTGCGGACAGGATCCTCGACGCGCCCGTCATCGTTCCGGGAGCAGGAGCCCCTCGCCTTGTCAGGACGCGGGACGGCGTGGTCGAGGAGCCGACGGACTGGATCCCCGAGAACTACGAACCCGGATTCCGAGGTGAGGTCACGCTCCGGTACGCGCTCAAGCACTCGATCAACCTGCCGACCGTGAGGCTCTGCATGGACCTGGGGCCCCAGGCAGTTGTCCAGTGCGCCAGGCAGATGGGCATATCGACGCCGATCAAGCCCGTGTACTCGATCGCCCTCGGAAGCAGTGAGGTCAAGGTGATCGACATGGTCGAGGCGTACGCCACACTCGACAACCACGGCATCAGGATGTCGCCGTACGCGATCGAGAGGATCGAGGATCAGAACGGCCGGATACTGGAGAGACACGAGAGCCGGAGCCGTGAGGCCCTCTCCCCGGAGACCGCCTACGTCGTGACGAGCATGCTCGAGAGCGTGATGGTGAACGGCACAGGCTGGGCTGCCAGAGCGTGGGGCTTCGATCACCCCGCGGCCGGGAAGACCGGGACCACCAACGACTGCACGGACGCGTGGTTCGTGGGCTACACCCCCAGGGTCGTGTGCGGCGTCTGGGTGGGGTACGACGACAGGCGCTCGCTCGGCAGGAGCATGACCGGCGCCGTGGCGGCCCTCCCCATCTGGACGGAGTTCATGAAGGCGGCGCACGCCGGGCTTCCGCACGAGCCGTTCCGACGCCCGAGCGGCGTCGTGGTCCGACGGATCTGCGCCGAGACCGGAGCGCTGGCGACCCCCGACTGCGGGGAAACGCTGGACGAGGTGTTCGTCGCGGGCACGGAACCGACCGAGATGTGCCCTGCGCACGACCGCGGCGGGCTGCGCTGAGATCTGACCGTCCCCACCGGCTACCGCAGGTCCTGAGGAATGACCTCGAGCACACGGGTGCGCCGCTCGGGCTGGCGTTCGGATGCCAGCCTGAAGGCCGCCCGAACCCTCTCTTCGGCTGCTGCCGCCGCCGCCTCGCCGTCGGCATGAACGAATGCCAGAGGGTCCCCCACGCTCACACCCGCGCCTACGGGAGCGGCGATCACGACGCCGACGGCGTGGTCGACCGCCTCACCGACCGACCGCCGGCCCGCCCCGAGCTTCACGCACGCAAGCCCGACCTCGAGAGCGTCGATGGCGCGCACCACGCCGCCTGCCGCGCTCGGCACCGCCCTGACCAGCGGCGCGCGGCGGAGCCGCTCGCGCCCGTCCACGAAGCGGACGTCGCCACCCTGGGCCTCGACGAACCTCAGGAAGACCTCGAACGCGCGGCCGCTCTCCAGGGCGTCCTTCGCGAGCGCGCGCGCCTCACCCAGGTCGCGCGCGCGCCCGCCCAGCAGGGCCATCCGCGCGGCGAGCTCGAGGCTCGTCTCGCGCACGTCCGCAGGCCCCCCGCCGCGGAGCACCAGAACGGCTTCCTCGACCTCGAGGGAGTTGCCCACGGCCAGCCCCAGCGGGCTCTCCATGTCCGTGAGGACCGCGACCGCACGGAGCCCCAGCCTCCCTGCCGTCGAGCACAGCGCGCCCGCAAGGCCGCGTGCCCGCTCCAGGTCGCCCATGAACGCGCCGCGCCCCACCTTCACGTCCAGCACGAGACCGTCGAGCCCGGCCGCCAGCTTCTTCGAGAGAATGCTGGCGACGATCAGGGGAACGCACTCGACGGTCGCCGTGACATCGCGCAGCGCGTACATGCGCAAGTCGGCGGGGGCCATCCGCGGCGACTGGCCCACGACGGACATCCCGACGTCGCCTACGACCCGCAGCATCGCCTCAGGCGCGAGGTCGGTCCGGAGGCCCGGGATCGACTCGAGCTTGTCCAGCGTGCCGCCCGTGTGCCCGAGCGCGCGGCCCGACACCATGGGGACGCGCACGCCGAGGCACGCGGCCACGGGCGCAACGACGAGGGAGAGCTTGTCCCCGACGCCTCCCGTCGAGTGCTTGTCGATCTTCGGCCCGGGGATGGCGGCGAGATCAAGCGTCTCCCCCGACTCCAGCATGGCGCGCGTCAGGCTCTCGGTCTCCCGCTCCGTCATGCCGACGAAGTACACCGCCATGAGGAACGCGGCCATCTGGTAGTCGGCGATCTCGCCGGCCAGGAAGCTCCGGACGAGCCACCGGATGTCGGCGTCGTCCAGCTCGCCGCCGTTGCGCTTCCTTCGGATGACCTCGTACGCCGTCATGCCCGGCCCCCTGAACGCGCGAACCGGCGTCGCCGCCGGCTCCACTCGGACGACGCGGCAGGCGCGTCCGGCTACCCGCCCACGATCTTGACGCTCGCGCTCGCTCCGATCCTGCTCGCGCCGGCCTCCACCATCTCCCGCGCCGTGTCCAGGTCCCTGATCCCGCCCGCCGCCTTGACGCCCATCTCGCGTCCGACCGCGGCCCGCATCAGCCGCACGTCGTGCGCCGTCGCCCCGCCCGGCGCGAACCCGGTCGACGTCTTCACGAAGTCGGCCCCCGCCTTCTTCGCGATGTTGCAGGCGGCCACCTTCTCCTCGTCCGTGAGGAGCGCCGCCTCGATGATGACCTTGAGCACCACCCTCGCACCGCAGGCCCGCACCACACCGCGGATGTCGCGCTCGACCAGCTCGTGGTCTCCGGCCTTGATGGCGCCGATGTTCGCGACCATGTCCAGCTCGTGCGCGCCGTCGGCGATGGCCCGCTCCGCCTCGAAGGCCTTGACCTCAGGCTTGTTCGCGCCCAGCGGGAACCCCACGACGGTGCAGACCTTCACGTTGGTTGGCCGCAGGAGCTCCGCGCAGAGCGGGACGTGGCACGGGTTGACGCACACCGACGCGAAGCCGTAGCGCGCCGCCTCCGCGCACAGCTCCTCGACCTCGGCCCGCGTGGCCGCGGGCTTGAGGAGCGTGTGGTCGATGACGGAGGCCAGACTCCCCAGGTCGCGACGGAAGTCCGCAACGCCCGACGCCGCGCTCACGCGGGAGGCGCCCGAGGCGATGATCGAGGCCACTGCCCCGGGCCGGCGATCGACGCACAGGCCGCACGCCACGCACGGCGAACAGGCGGCCGCCGCGGGCCCCTCGGAGGCCGCCGGCGGCTGCGTTCCGGCGGGCGCGGGGGGAGCTCCCCCGGCGAGGCGCCGGATCACCTCCTCGGTCACGCGCCGGATCAGCTCTTCGCGTTCCATTCCCGCTCAAGCTCCATGACCTTGGCGACGCGCCGCTCGTGCCGCCCGCCCTCGAAGGCCGTGGCGAGCCACACGCGCACCATCTGGCGGGCGAGGCCCCGGCCGACGACGCCGGAGCCCAGGGTGAGGACGTTGGCACCGTTGTGGGACCTGCTGTTGATGGCGGTCGCGACGTCGTGGCAGCAGGCGGCCCGGACGCCGGCGATCTTGTTGGCCGCCATGGCGGAGCCGATCCCGGCGCCGTCGACGACGATCCCGCGATCGCACTCCCCGCTCGCGACGGCCCGGGCCACCTTCGCCGCGAAGTCCGGGTAGTCGCACGGCGCGTCGGTCTCGGGGCCGAAGTCCCGCACGGAGACTCCCAGCTCCTCCGTGAGGTACCTCCTGAGAACCTCCTTGAGCGCGAAGCCGCCGTGGTCCGACGCGATCCCGACCGTGGATGCTCGACCCGCCGCCGGCGCGGCCCCCTGCTCGGCCGGACGCGCCGCCGCTTCCGCCTCCGCGACGACCTGCCGCGCGATCTCCTCGATCCGCTCGCGCTCCACCGTCAGGATGCCCTCCTCAGGAACGCTCCGGCAGGTACGAGGTGAACGGTCTCGGAAAGAGCTCAGCGATGGTCGTGGTCACACGCGCCCCGGAGGCCGACTGGACGATGACCCTGAGATCGCGGGAGAACTCCCACATGACCTGGCGGCAGACGCCGCACGGCATGGTGGGCTCGTCGGCGCCCGTGGAGATGGCAAGGGCATCGAAGTCGCGCGCCCCCTCGGAGAGGGCTTTCGCGATGGCGTTCCGCTCGGCGCACACGGAGAGCCCGATTGACGCGTTCTCCACGTTCACCCCCGTGAAGACGCGACCGTCGCGAGCGAGGAGCGCCGCCCCGACGGCGAACCCGGAGTACGGCGCGTAGGCCTTCTTCCGGACCTCCGCTGCGATGCCAACGAGTTCGCCATCCGTCACGGTCGGATTCCCCCCACACGCGCCCTGGTGGGCTCTGACGCCGAGCATCCTACCACAGCGCGCCCGTGGCGTTCAAGCTCCCCGGTCCGGCCCGACAGCGCCCCGACGGGCGGTCGGGCGCGCTGCGGGCGAGACAAGAAGACGAGGGAGCGGCGGCCGCGCGCGCGACCCCACCCCCTCGTCCCGGAATCCCATCGCAGGCCGTCCCGAGGCGGCTAGTCCCCGAAGGACATCGTCAGGGAGATCCTGTGTGTCCCGCCGAGGGCCTCGTAGTCCGCGTAGGCGTAGTCGAGCTGGAAGTCGCTGTACCTGAAGCCGGCGCCGTAGCCCAGGTTCCCGGAGTCGGGACCCGTCTTGTAGCCGGCCCGGAGCGCCAGCATGTCGTACACCCACACCTCGCCGCCGAAGCCCATCTGCGCGTCCTGGTTCCTCGGCATGAGCACGTCCGCGGCAACGAGGACGTCCACGTTCGGGAGCTGGCCCTTGGCCGTGGCGTACGAGACGCCTCCCGCGTAGGTCACGGTCTGATCGTCCTCGTCGTGCACGAACTTGAACCGCGTCCCGAGGTTCCGCACGGCCGCGCCGAGGTGCACCTGGCCGTCCATGAGCGCGTAGAGAAGGCCCATGTTGACACCGAGGGCCGTCGAGCTCTCGCTGTCGAAGTTCGCCTGGATGACGTGACCCGACACGCCGGCGGACAGGTTGCACATGTTGGGCACCCTGAAGCCGTAGCCGCCGATGAACCCGAAGTTGTAGGCTTCGGCCAGCTCGTTCAGGTTCGTCCCCTGATCGTCCAGCACTTCGATCGAGCCGAGGTCGAAGTAGGCCACTCCCAGGGCGAGCCCGCCCTGACCCCGGGGAAGACCTACGCCCAGGTAGCTGAACGCGGTGTCCTCGAACCACTCGATCTGGCTCACTCCGAGCTTGACGCGCGGGATCCCGGCCAGACCGGCAGGGTTGTAGGTCAGACTCCAGAGGTCCCCCGGAACGCCCGTGTGGGCGCCCAGGGCGCTGGGGCCAGCGCCCACACCGATCCCGAACACGTCGAGATAGGTGCTCCCGGCCTTGCCGTCGCCGGCCCAGGCCGTGCTCGTGACGACGAGCATCGCGGCGACGAGTGCAAGGGCCGGAAGACCACACCTTCTAGTCATGCGCTAACCTCCTTGCTTCCCGCTCCGGGCGGGGGCCGCGCAGGCCCCCGCCCCTGAGCAGGACGGTGCTTACCTGATGACCATGATCTTCCGAGTGACAACCTTGTCGCCGACGTCGATCGTGACGATGTACACGCCGCTCGTCACGTCCTTCCCGTCGTCGTTCTGGAGATCCCAGACCACGTCGACGTTGCGGGTGGGCTCCTCACCGCTCACGAGGTCCCTGACCAGCACGCCGTAGAGGTCGTAGATCTTGATCGCGAGATCCGACTCCGACACGTCGCCGAGCGCGATGGTGATGCCGCCTTCGTGCTCGCCGGCCTTGTACGGGTTCGGGTAGATCGCGATGTCCTCGCCGCGCTCGAGCCTGACGGTCATGAGGATCTCATCCTCGAGGCCGCCGTTCAGGTACAGCTTCAGCATCCCGCTGTAGTCCTGGCCGAGCAGCCCGGCCGGAACGGTGATGTGGAGGGTGAAGCCGGAGGTGTCACCGTCCGCGATCGCCGCCGTCGGCGGCTCGAACACGACGTTGTTCTTCGGAATGAGCGAGCCCGTCGCTCCGGTGAGGTCCTGGATGACGAACGAGATGCCGGTCGCGATGTCCACGTTCCCGGTGTTGTGCACCGTCACGTGAGCGTCGGCGATCTGGCCCGCCACGCCCGTCACCGTCACCGACTGCTGCACGAACGCCACGCTGGGCAGCGGCGCGACGTTGACCACGAGCACGAAGCTGTCCGTGATGTCGCGATCGTCGTCGAGCACGACCGTCACCATCGAGTAGTACGTCCCCGCGGGCACCTGCGGGTCCGTCCACGTCACGTGGACCTCGCCCATGATGCTCGAGTTCCACGCGCAGTGGCTGTCGATGTCGACGGATGCCGACAGCCCGGCCGGCAGACCCGCGACCGGCAGACCCCGGATGTCGGTCAGGTCGCAGTTCCCGAGGTTGCGGAGCTGGAACTGGCCGATCGCCTTGCCGCCAGGAGCCGGGGCCAGCGTCATCACGTTCCCGATCACGTTGTAGGCGTTGTCGAGGATGTTCAGGTCGGGCACGCAGACGACGTGGACCCTGACCTCGATGTCATCGTAGAGCTCCTCGCCGGTCGCCAGCAGGGCCGCCGTGCCGACGTACGTGTCGGACCGCTTCCCCGCCGTCGCGGTCGCGCAGACCTGGAGGGTCCGCTGCGACGCAGCGTTGATGCTCATCGTGACCGGGCTGAAGTCGATGTACGCGCTCGGGATGATGTCACCGTAGGAGCCGATCAGGTTGCTGACCGAGAAGTGCACGTCCGGCAGCACCTGGTTCCCGGTGTTCTGGACCAGGACGTTCTCGCACGACGTCTCGCCGGGGTTGACGGTGATGTCGAGCGTCGCCGCGGAGAACTGCGCCGAGAAGAGCGGCGCCACGACCACGTCCAGCCAGAAGGTGTCCACGAGGCCGCCGTCGGCGGTCACCGTCACCGTGCCGCGGTAGGTGCCCGCGGCCAGCGCCGGGTTGGTCCAGGTCACCTGCGCCGTCCCGAGGATGCACTCGTTCCACGGGAGCGACGAGGCCACCGTGACGCTCGCCGACAGACCCGCCGGGAGCCCGCTCACCGAGCCGGACACGCCGGAGACCCCGCAGTTGCCGATGTTGCACAGACGGAACTGGTTCGAAGCGGTGCCGCCGGCCGCCGGGGCGAGGGTCATGACGTTGCCCTGGACGCCGTAGGCCTCGCTCAGCACGTCCATCGCCCGGTTGCAGTTGACGACCACGTTGAGCGTGAGCTCGTCGTACGGCGTGCCGGCGCCCGCGATGAGCGTCACCGTTCCGACGTACGTGTCAGCCTGCATGCCGGCGGGGAGGGCCGCGCAGATCTGGACCGAGCCGTTCGTGCCGAACGGGATCGACTGGGTCATCGGCGTGAAGTCCACCGCCGACGCCGGGATCACGAGCCCGTTTCCGACGCCGACGAGGTTCGTCACGAGGAACCGGACGTCGGAGATGAGCGCGTTGCCGGTGTTCAGGACGGCCACGGTGCCGCAGGGCTGCGTTCCCGGGTCGCCCGCGACGACGAGGAGCTCCGAGGCGAACTCGGCGCTGACGATCGGGGCCACGTTGATCGTGAGATGGAAGTAGTCCATCAGGACGTCCGTGGCCGTGATGTCCTCGTCGTACACGATGGGCAGCCAGTCGTCCTCGCTGCCTTCCTGCCCCGTGACCAGACCGCGCAGCGTGATCGGCACCGTGCCGTCGCCGGGCACCCAGTCCTCGGGGTGGTCGGTCCTGTAGGTGCCCGCCTGGATCGTCGTCGGCACCGACGGGATCCACAGCCTCAGCTTCGAGGACTGGCCGATCGCCAGCGAGTCCCCGAGCAGACCGCCGATCCACACGTCGAGCGAGTCGGACAGGTCAGGCAGGTACGTCGTGAACGGGATCCACTCCGGCTCGGCCGGGTTCGCCGGCCTCGTCGGGATCCGCGTGTGCTCGTTCGTCGTCGGGTCGTAGTACCAGAACCCGAGCGACGGCTCGGACGAAGGGCCGTCCCACGGATCCACGTTCGTCGTGGCGCCCGCGTTGTAGAGGAGGATCTCGCCGATCATGACGCCGATCGCGCCGGGATCCACGTTGATCGTGATTTCGTTCCCCGACATGTTGGCGTAGTCGTCGTCGATGTCGAGGTCCGGGATGAGCAGGTAGAACTTGAGCGTGAAGGTGTCGTAGCACTCGTCAACGTCCCAGACCGAGTTCTCGTTCGCGTCCTCGTACACCCTGACCGTGCCCTCGTAGTAGCCGGGCAGGAGGAGCGACGAGGTGTCGATCGTGACGGTGAACGAGTCGACCACGCCGAGCCCGAAGACCGCCAGGAGCGGATCGTTGAAGCTGATCACGCTCGTCGGGTCCGCCGGCCCGTCGAACCACTCGTACTGCGCCCTGACGTTGAAGAGCGTCAGGTTGCCCTGCGGATCGAACGTGTCGGTGTCCCACGTCCGCGAGGCGCTCGGCCCGGCGGGCAGGCCGTTCAGGTCGTTCCAGCCGTCCGGATCACCGCCCGGCCACGGCCACGTGCCGTCCGGCTCGGTGTTCGGAACGGCGACCCTGAACATGCCGACCATCGGGATCGGATAGCCCGGGACGCTCACGAGGTGCATCTCGCCTTCCGCTGCCGGCTCCGGGAAGTAGTCGGGGTCGGACGAAAGGCCGACGCCCACGAAGTCCCCGTCGTCGTCGCAGATGTCGATGTCGCACGCCTCGGCCACGTACACGCGGACCTCGATGTAGTCATCGGGGAACTCGTTCGGCATCGGCTGCCGCTGCGTGGTCGCCATCACGTACCCGACGTACCAGCCCGGCATCGCGCCGTACGGCACGTCCACCGTGACGGTGACGAGCTCCGAGGTGCCCGCCACGAAGCCCATGATCACGTCGGTGCTGAAGCCCACCTGCGAGTAGTGGAACCAGTCGGTGGTGTCCGCGTCCGGGTACGAGTACGCCGAACCGGGCAGCTCACCGTACCAGTGGAACGACGTCGCGCGGATGACCACGCTGTCCAGCACGGCTGCCTCGGACGGTCCGTCCTCCGGATCGGGGTTGTTCAGCGCGTCCGTGTGCCAGATCAGGATCTCGCCGGATCCGCCGTTGCCAGGCGCGATGCCGTCCGGCGCGCCGATCGTGAGCACGTTGCCCACGGCGTCGCCGCCGTCGTTGTCAATGTCGATGTCCCAGTCGCCGACCATGCGGTCGAGCGGGTCGCTGTCGACGCCGTCGGCCACGCCGCCGCGGTCGGTGTCCCACTGGTTCGGGTCGGTCTCGGTCCCGACGAGCCAGCTGCCGTCGAGATCCGCGTCCTCGTCGCCGTCCGTGAGCCCGTCGTCGTCGGAGTCGTCGTCGAGCGGGTCCGTCGTCCAGGCGCCGAGGTCCACGACGTCGTAGCGCGTGCTCCCGCACGGGTTCGCGAGCGTCGTGTCGTCGCCCATCGGGTACAGCAGCCCGATCTCCAGGCCGTCGGCCAGACCGTCCGCGTCGGTGTCGCAGTCGAGCGGATCGGTGCCGAGGACCGTGACCTCGTAGCCGTCAAGGAGACCGTCCTCATCCGAGTCGTCGTCCGTCGGACTGGTCTCGGTGACGTACAGGTCCGTGTCGTCGCCGTCGAGGTCGGCGTCCTCATCGTAGTCGGTGAGGCCGTCCATGTCGGTGTCCCAGCGACGCGGGTCGGAGTTCGAGGTGCCGTCGGCATCCCAGAAGCCCGGGTCGACGTCCGTGCCGCCGATCACCGGATCGACCGGGATGGGCCCCGTCATGCCGATCTCGAAGCCGTCGTGCAGGCCGTCGAAGTCCGTGTCGAGCAGCTTCGGATCGGTGGCCCTGAAGCCCACCTCGCCGGTGTGCGGCTGGTAGATGACGTGGTAGTACTCGTCGCCGTCCATGATGCCGTCGTCGTCGAAGTCGCGGTCGAGCACACCCCACATCCCCAGACCCTTCTCCAGGACATCGAGCAGATTGTCGTTGTCCGAGTCGCCGTCCAGGACGTTCGGAATGCCGTCTCCGTCGTCGTCGTCCTCGGTCTCGCCGTCGTGGCAGTCCCAGACCCAGTCGTTGTCGCTGTCGACGTCCATCGCGTTCACGATGCCGTCGCCGTCGGTGTCCACCGTGGGCGACTCGATGTCGCCGGGACCGCTGCCGTCCCAGCAGCCGTCACCGTCGGTGTCCGGGTTCGACGGGTCGGTCACGTAGACGTGGTACTCGTCGCCGTCGAGAAGCCCGTCGCCGTCGCTGTCGGTGTCGTTCGGATCGCACGCCTGGGCGAACTCGTCGCCGTCCCACAGCCCGTCACCGTCCGTGTCGATGTCGGCGGGATCGGTCGGGTGCGCGCCGTTGTCAATCCAGCCCACGCAATACGGCTCGGACGGGACGTTCCCGGCGATCTCGTAGTAGTCGGGAAGTCCGTCGCCGTCGCTGTCGCGGTCGGCGGGATTGGTGCCGTACACGTCGACCTCGTCACCGTCCTCGTAGCCGTCGAAGTCGCTGTCGACGAGCCGCGGGTCGGTGCCGTACAGAACGACCTCTTCGCCGTCCTCCAGGCCGTCGCCGTCGCTGTCGGTGTCCAGCGGGTCGGTGCCGTACGCGACCTCGTTGCCGTCGATGAGGGTGTCGCCGTCGGTGTCGTTGTCGAGCGGGTCGGTGCCGAACCCGTGAACCTCGGCCCCGTCGTAGAGGTCGTCACCGTCCGTGTCAGGGTTGCTCGGATCGGTGCCGTACGCGAGCTCGTCACCGTCGCTCAGGCCGTCACCGTCGGTGTCCCCGTAGTGGGGGTTCGTGATGACGCCGTCAACACCCGGCGTGACCTCCTCGAGGTCGTCGAGCCCGTCGTCGTCGGTGTCTGCGTCGAGCGGGTTGGTCGCGACGTGCTGCGCGATGCCGTCGAGGTCCCACCACGTCGGGTGCATCTCGTCGCCGTCCCACAGCCCGTCGCCGTCGAAGTCGGCGATCAGGTGCATGGTCGGCGGGATCACGCCCTGGAGCACGGCCTCCTCGATGTCGTACAGGCCGTCGCCGTCCGTGTCGTCGGGCGTGTACGGACCGCTGCCGAAGTCCCTCGCGTCAAGCGGATCGAAACCGGCCGCGACCTCCGTCGCGTCCGGATATCCGTCGCCGTCCGTGTCGGGGTCGCCGGGGTTGAGTGGCCCGACATGGAAGCGCGTGCCGTCGCGCTTCGTCAGCGCGGCCCCGGAAACATAGTACTGGTACGCGATCTCCGTGCGATCATGGAAGTCCAGATACACGTAGGTGGGCGGATCCTCCCAGTCGCGCCAGTCGGAGTCCACGTCGAGCACGTTCGGGAGGTTGTCCCCGCCCAGCTCCACGTCCCGGTTGTCCTCGACGAAGGTCCAGGTCTGGAGGACGCCCTCGGCGTCGATGTACGTGCCGGTGACGGTCTCGCCGTCGAGGATGCCGTCACCGTCGGTGTCCGGATCCAGCGGGTTCGAGCCCCAGATCATGACCTCGGTATAGTCATCAACGAAGTCGCCGTCGGTATTGGGGTTCAGCGGGTCGGTGCCGTGGACGTAGATCTCGTCGTAGTCGGACAGGCCGTCACCGTCGCTGTCGGTGTTCGTCGGGTCGGTCCCCCAGATGCGCACCTCGGCGCCGTCCATGAGCCGGTACGGGTGGCCGCCGCCGTCGCCGTCGGTGTCGAACAGCTTGGAGTCGGTGCCGTACTCGTCCTCGCCCTCACCGTCCCACAGGCCGTCACCGTCGCTGTCCCAGTCAAGGGCGTCCACCATGCCGTCATAGAACGGCACAGGCCGCGTCGCGTCGGTGTTGTGGTCGACGTAGTCGCTGCCGCGGGTGCCGTACCACCCCTCGTCCACCCCATCTCCGTCGGTGTCATCGAGATCGAAGTTGGTCTTCGAGACGGTAAGCTCGTAGAGCGCCGGGACGCCGTCGCTGTCGCGGAGGTCGGGGTCGTCCGGATCCACCGGGTTCGTCCCGTAGATCCGCGTCTCCCACGCGTCCTCGAGCCCGTCGTCGTCGGTGTCCCTCAGGTAGGGATCCGTGACGAAGCCGTCGGCGCCCTCCACGATCTCCTCGGCGTCATCGATGCCGTCGTTGTCGCTGTCGCGGTCGAGCGCATCGATGAGCCCGTCGCCGTCGGTATCACGGCCGGGATACGGCATGCCCAACGGGTTCTCCTCACCGTCCGGGATGCCGTCGCCGTCCGTGTCGGCGTTGGAGGGGTCGGTCTTGAAGAGCGT
Coding sequences:
- a CDS encoding T9SS type A sorting domain-containing protein gives rise to the protein MARENRSDRGAMLALASLMAVVSLAVMGVAPAAAYYYDTDGDGLPDFQEIRHGTFGSFSDEVADWDGDGLPDAVEDANQNGIVDIGETDPWNPDTDGDGIPDGVENPLEDLTRDTDGDGLINALDLDSDGDFLPDAVEYFGGVTDWLNPDTDGDGIIDGREATWGTDPASPNTDGDGWSDGEELTYGTRPTLNDSDGDGRLDGIGNENDNDADGDGLINALDVDSDNDGLADGDEDANLNGIVDEGETDPELYDTDGDGFSDGYEVNYLGSDPLVAQDTDGDDWYDGLEVTLFKTDPSNADTDGDGIPDGEENPLGMPYPGRDTDGDGLIDALDRDSDNDGIDDAEEIVEGADGFVTDPYLRDTDDDGLEDAWETRIYGTNPVDPDDPDLRDSDGVPALYELTVSKTNFDLDDTDGDGVDEGWYGTRGSDYVDHNTDATRPVPFYDGMVDALDWDSDGDGLWDGEGEDEYGTDSKLFDTDGDGGGHPYRLMDGAEVRIWGTDPTNTDSDGDGLSDYDEIYVHGTDPLNPNTDGDFVDDYTEVMIWGSNPLDPDTDGDGILDGETVTGTYIDAEGVLQTWTFVEDNRDVELGGDNLPNVLDVDSDWRDWEDPPTYVYLDFHDRTEIAYQYYVSGAALTKRDGTRFHVGPLNPGDPDTDGDGYPDATEVAAGFDPLDARDFGSGPYTPDDTDGDGLYDIEEAVLQGVIPPTMHLIADFDGDGLWDGDEMHPTWWDLDGIAQHVATNPLDADTDDDGLDDLEEVTPGVDGVITNPHYGDTDGDGLSDGDELAYGTDPSNPDTDGDDLYDGAEVHGFGTDPLDNDTDGDTLIDGNEVAYGTDPLDTDSDGDGLEDGEEVVLYGTDPRLVDSDFDGYEDGDEVDVYGTNPADRDSDGDGLPDYYEIAGNVPSEPYCVGWIDNGAHPTDPADIDTDGDGLWDGDEFAQACDPNDTDSDGDGLLDGDEYHVYVTDPSNPDTDGDGCWDGSGPGDIESPTVDTDGDGIVNAMDVDSDNDWVWDCHDGETEDDDDGDGIPNVLDGDSDNDNLLDVLEKGLGMWGVLDRDFDDDGIMDGDEYYHVIYQPHTGEVGFRATDPKLLDTDFDGLHDGFEIGMTGPIPVDPVIGGTDVDPGFWDADGTSNSDPRRWDTDMDGLTDYDEDADLDGDDTDLYVTETSPTDDDSDEDGLLDGYEVTVLGTDPLDCDTDADGLADGLEIGLLYPMGDDTTLANPCGSTRYDVVDLGAWTTDPLDDDSDDDGLTDGDEDADLDGSWLVGTETDPNQWDTDRGGVADGVDSDPLDRMVGDWDIDIDNDGGDAVGNVLTIGAPDGIAPGNGGSGEILIWHTDALNNPDPEDGPSEAAVLDSVVIRATSFHWYGELPGSAYSYPDADTTDWFHYSQVGFSTDVIMGFVAGTSELVTVTVDVPYGAMPGWYVGYVMATTQRQPMPNEFPDDYIEVRVYVAEACDIDICDDDGDFVGVGLSSDPDYFPEPAAEGEMHLVSVPGYPIPMVGMFRVAVPNTEPDGTWPWPGGDPDGWNDLNGLPAGPSASRTWDTDTFDPQGNLTLFNVRAQYEWFDGPADPTSVISFNDPLLAVFGLGVVDSFTVTIDTSSLLLPGYYEGTVRVYEDANENSVWDVDECYDTFTLKFYLLIPDLDIDDDYANMSGNEITINVDPGAIGVMIGEILLYNAGATTNVDPWDGPSSEPSLGFWYYDPTTNEHTRIPTRPANPAEPEWIPFTTYLPDLSDSLDVWIGGLLGDSLAIGQSSKLRLWIPSVPTTIQAGTYRTDHPEDWVPGDGTVPITLRGLVTGQEGSEDDWLPIVYDEDITATDVLMDYFHLTINVAPIVSAEFASELLVVAGDPGTQPCGTVAVLNTGNALISDVRFLVTNLVGVGNGLVIPASAVDFTPMTQSIPFGTNGSVQICAALPAGMQADTYVGTVTLIAGAGTPYDELTLNVVVNCNRAMDVLSEAYGVQGNVMTLAPAAGGTASNQFRLCNIGNCGVSGVSGSVSGLPAGLSASVTVASSLPWNECILGTAQVTWTNPALAAGTYRGTVTVTADGGLVDTFWLDVVVAPLFSAQFSAATLDITVNPGETSCENVLVQNTGNQVLPDVHFSVSNLIGSYGDIIPSAYIDFSPVTMSINAASQRTLQVCATATAGKRSDTYVGTAALLATGEELYDDIEVRVHVVCVPDLNILDNAYNVIGNVMTLAPAPGGKAIGQFQLRNLGNCDLTDIRGLPVAGLPAGLSASVDIDSHCAWNSSIMGEVHVTWTDPQVPAGTYYSMVTVVLDDDRDITDSFVLVVNVAPLPSVAFVQQSVTVTGVAGQIADAHVTVHNTGNVDIATGISFVIQDLTGATGSLIPKNNVVFEPPTAAIADGDTSGFTLHITVPAGLLGQDYSGMLKLYLNGGLEDEILMTVRLERGEDIAIYPNPYKAGEHEGGITIALGDVSESDLAIKIYDLYGVLVRDLVSGEEPTRNVDVVWDLQNDDGKDVTSGVYIVTIDVGDKVVTRKIMVIR